The following nucleotide sequence is from Glycine max cultivar Williams 82 chromosome 9, Glycine_max_v4.0, whole genome shotgun sequence.
ACGAACTTGAGGGTCGCGGCCATCCTGGAAAAAGCAAATGCAATCCGTCAGGTCTATCCCTCACTCTCTGTTTATTGTAACAAGCTTGTGCTCCTCAACCCCTTCCCTCTTCCAGCACCAGCTAAGTACCAGCCAACTAAACTATTCTTCATTATTGAATTAGGCATTCGCTGGAAgcgatgaagatgatgatgcagATAGTTGGAGTGATTCTTGATCTGACTATGGAATGAAAAGTACCGGAACGAGTCATTCTTCCCTGTAACGAATAGGAAAACTACGTGATAGTCATACAAAAGATTCTTTGTCCTACACTATGTTCATAGAATATGATAATACTCTAGACAGCATACGTTCTTTCCCTAGACCTCCCAATTCACACATAGATGCATGAACATTGGAGCAGGCATACAGCGTAGCATCAATTCGGAGGTGAAACTCACTTCAGTTAGACTCAGGTTCAGTATCAAACAAGACCAACAAACAAcctatcaacaattttttttttctcttcatataAGAACGTGTATATTTGTGTTGTGGTTGTCGAGTTTTTCAGTTATCAATTTTGTAATCAGCTGATGTAGTAGTTATTTCATAATTGCCTCATATCATGTAGCTCATCTGTTTGTGTCCAATacaatagtatatatatacCCTCGTGTGTAAAATACTTTGAATGTACAGTATCcggctttattttttaatcaaaataatattaaattgaaaataatttattaaaattaaaattatatggtTGTATCGccgtatattaaatataattacattaaaactATGGAaggtaattaattatattttcaattgaacaaatcttgttttaaaaaatattgtgatttttctttcaattcattAATTACAATAATCAACATTTCAGGTTAAAATCAAATACTTATCAACACTAAAATGTGTTTCAATTTAGATTAATATTctctaattaaagtaattactaaattaaaatatttaaaaatccttgtataaattgtatatcAAATATCATTGATGTgagtaatttaattataaatctaattaaatcaaatcaattcactgttgttaaattaaaattttaatcaatgactcttttttttatcgTGATTAACGGCTTTACTTATAGAATATAAAGatagatatttaaaatttgaataatatttttttaaaagaataaataagattaaattaaaaaaagtatactgatatatacattaatttatttattaatttctatctttaattatgaattttaaaaaattgaataataaatcattttatcaCGAAAATGTACGTGAattgtataataaaattattatagtagAAGCTAGTTAGTCTCCATTGAATATAACtagatataaaattagttattttatattaaacatGATTAGATGacgtataaaattataattttaaaaaattagaaaatcaaatattataattaaaattaaaaaaaactaaaattataaatttaaaaaactaaaaaacaaaattacaatttagcctTTATATTATCCGTAtaacttattttcttaaattatatatttgttgattttatgctaaaaaaaatataataacaagtAACAAGAACGTTCTTGGAGAAAAAAACAGCTATGAACGGCGCCTGATAGCTGTTTCTCTCTTTCTGTCTTTGCTAACTACAAAACCCCTTCTTAATTCTTCTTTCGCCATCTTTACATAGCATTGTCAAAAGCACAAAGGTACCAACTTTACATTCCGTAttgcaattctctctctcttcgtGTTCCAGTTCAATCTGAAACATGCccttgattttgtattttcaaaagaaatatgaaaaaatcaCCCCTTTTCACGAAACcccttttgtgttttatttttttgtcgcAGATACGAAGGAAGAAAAAAGCCCCAGTTTGTGGAATTGAGACATGGAGAGCAGCAGTGGGATTGAGAGCACGGGGGGGCGTGCGCCACTGTCAGGGGTGGTGGCAGATTGTGTGAAGCGGTGGTTCAAAGACACTCTGAAGGAGGCTAAGGCAGGTGATGTTAACATGCAGGTCTTGGTTGGTCAGATGTACTATCATGGCTATGGTGTTCCCAGAGATGCTCAGAAGGTCTgttgctttttctttctttcttttttttaatcggAAAATGTTTGTTATTagtattgttagtttttgtttgcAGGGGATTTGAACTCTGCGACCTCCCCCATCCCTTCTGCCTTCACCACTagaccaaccttatatctccatttttttttgttagttttgggttttgtttgttgttgtttccTTGGATTCAGTCTACTTCATTGAAACTCTCATTGATTTGGTGTGGTTTGTTTGTGGACAAAACTTATATACAGTTGTCAGGGGTTTGATTCCTGACCATGTGATTGGAGAAGACTCTGTTGGGAGAAACAAAATCCACTTATGTTTCGTAGAGGAGTTAGTTTCTGACTATCTGTTGGGGATATCCTTGGTacacaaaaaaaacttatatgcaGTTTCTTAGGTGCTTTTGATGTTGTACTTCAATTAATTGGAGTTTTACTTCGGTAACCtatgttgattttttaatgCTACTCTTTATTATGCAGATTATCAAAGtgaaactctaattttgatGGGAGAAAAACACCAAAATGTACCTAAGAAACTGCATAAGTTTTGTCCTTTGTTTGTTGGGTGTTGAATTTGGGGTTTATAGTGCTTCGAGAAGTCAACGTAACTAGACCAAAGAAAGAGGAAttagcttttgaaaagaaaaagaaaaggcaacTTAGGTGCAGTTCTTTTAAGTGATTTTGGTGATTTCTGATCAAAATTGGAATTTTACTTCGGTATTCAGCATTGTCCTTAAAAGTCAAGCATTTGTTGTTTCAGTTACTGatgtgaaatttaaattttacttggAGAACAACACTAAAAGCACGTAAGGAACTTCATCtaaatattattgtaaaaaGATGAAGTAAGCATTTGAGTTCTTTCTATGGTCCTAATGCATGTATTATGTATATTCTGACATACAAACATTTATCATGCTTATATCCCTATCTACATGTGTCTAGAGTAGCAATATAAGATGTTCTATTAAGTGTAGATGTAATGGCTTGAGAAGTCTTTTTAGCTTGCTATTATGAGGTCaggttttcttcttttaaaaatgTCAAAACTCAATCATTGTGTTTTCAGATTTGTTGTTTTAATGTGTAGTACACAGAAGTGGTTGCAGAAATGGATTTAAAGAGTTTGTATTGTGAAATGTGGATTATGGACCATTAATTGAATATAAAGAGCTATGGTGTAATTTTGAATGATGTGTGGAATGTAGATGTATGCGtctgtctttttcttttgtttccaaGGCTGATGTTATTGGTTGGGGAATGAAGGGAAGAATTTGGCTGACTAAAGCGTCGAGGGTTAGGTCTTCAGTTTGGAGAGTTGGTGGTAAACGTCCAGGTAAATCCCCCCTTGTTGCTAGCAGAATatcatctttgttttcctttgtAATTTAGTGTGACTATTTTCATTTTGGTGCATTTTCGTTAGGTTATAATGCAAGCGACTCTGAGTCtgacgaagaagaagattcTTAAACAGACTAAATTTGATTTCATGTCCAAAATTTGAAAGGTGAGTTTATCTTGATCCCTGAACCCTTTCTTTGTGTTGCTAGtgattttactctttttatCTAATAGAAAAACTTGAGGCTTGTGCTCATGTGCCTTATTTCTTCCTATTTAGattgttgtgtgttttgtatcaagtaattcaaatttatttctgACTTGGGAGTGTTATTACCTATTTTCTTATTAGTTGTATCTGTGTCATCTTTGAGAATGATGGGTTTTTCACATTAGTTCAATTGTGATTCCAGTTCCACAGTATTTCTTCGGCAACATCTGATTGATGATGGGTTTTATGTTCCGAGATCCAGAAATATGTTTTGCATGATTAGGCATGTGATGTGACTTCTCTACATGAGTATATTAAGAGTTTATGCCTAGTCTACCTGGGAGAGGGGTTTCagaaattataagtattttgtTTGTATGATGATTACTTTCTCTTGGACTTGAAAGGTTAACATGGATTACGTGtcctctttttattttgtatgttgttcCCCCTATCTACAGTGTTGTGCTTGTAAAATGAGatgtaattaatttcattaaaaaaaatgagacatgGTAAAGAGTACAGACTGCTAACTTGCCAAGATGCTAAGCTTATCCTCTATTGCTTTGTATATAATTTGACTGTTGTCTACATTCTTGGGAGAATAAGCTTTCAATATGCGGTTTAAAAGATATAGATGACGTTACAATGCAATTAATCTGGTGATTGAGTTGGTTATGGCTCTTTCTTTTTAACCTTCTTGAAGTTTGATAGTGTTACTGAGAAAGTCTGCTGAAAGTTTTAAGTTAGATTATTAGCAAGGGCAGGGATGGGGGAGCATATAGATTTTGGGGTCAACATACTCAATTCGATCTTTATTTGCACAAAGTGAGAGGACAGCGTTGAAGAACAATATTGCATCTTTGTCCTTCAATGTTGATAAATATGAAGTCATGGCCAGTTTACCATGTTTAAATAGACTATAATTTGCTGTGGTGAAATCTGTGCAGTGTGAAACAACAAAGCAACAGTGtagataaaatcaatttttttaagccTCCACATAgcatcaaatgaacaaaatatgtaaAGAATTTGGAAATGCAATATACTGATATTAAAGTACAATGGAAATTAATGTGGTAGGATAACTGGCCTGAGCCATTGTTCCAGAAGACATCATTTTGAACAATATATGTTTCCTGAATTGAGCTAATGGATTTTTTTGGAAGGGTTAACTTTGCATTGTAGTGCTTCACATTATAACAGACCATTCTTGATTGACATATTAAACTGTCATTCTTTGTATATTGATCTTGAGCtcctttgttttgtaggtaggTGTGGCATCCTGCTTCTTCATAGCCACCACATATGTTCTTGTGACTTCCGGTTATCATTTTGCTTCCTGATCTGTGTATGATATGCTACATCATTTTTCTGAatcaaggaaaaagaaaaggaaatattattactttttgtgaaaattgttGCTTGTTAATTGAGGGGCATTTTCCCTTTCCTTGACACATCACCATATCATGCAAATAGAATAGGAACGTATATAAGTTAATACTTTCTAAATCCGAAATGAAGATTCAGGCTTCCAAATGATGCTTACCCAAGTTTTcgatatttatttgtttggttTCGTGGCATGCTACATTCTATGCTACCTTCCAAATGACTGTTACCACCCAAgactaatatataaataaataaaagattgcCAAGTGGCTGTATTTCATGTGCCATTGTTGCACTACTCAAATAGTATGAGCTAGGGGAACAATGGGCAGGATTTGATCCTTACAATCTTAAATATACCACCCAATCCCTCTACCGGGTTggaattgaaagaaaattgaattactgggttgagttttttttttttttgggggtacATTTGTGGCATTGAAGTTTGAATATATACTATCTCATTCCATACTAAAACTCTTAACCACTTAATTATTAGCAAGAGTTAACTTggttttaaaacttaatgtttTGACCGAGTTGCGTTTAGTAGAAATGTTATTCCCTctgttcgttttttttttttcaaaactattgatgttttacaaatttatgttttaaaaattatacaactTTTTTTCAACTATAGTCTCTAGACTCCGAATATTGATATTGCGTGGAAGCATGGCTTTAGAAGTTTTACAGCTGAATCTGATTCTCAGGTTGTGATTAATTTCTTTACCAAGTCATGTCCTGGTTCTCATTCTTGCTTTGGTTTGGTGAATCGGATTTTGAGATTTTGCTggattgaaggaaatttagagAGGTTTCATACACTGCGAGAAGCCAATTAGGTTGTAGATCTTCTTGCAAACTTTGTTCAATCTTTGGAAGGTGGTtagagaattttttattttgttccttattttatttttcatgtcgTGTTGGCATATGCTTCTTCAACTGTTGCTTTTGGGGCTTTAGCTCCACTTATCTAAAAAATAAGACTCCAAATGTTGATGACTGATTCCAATTAGTatagaaatatattaattaatatttcttaatGGGTCGCACTAACTTTAAACATCTATAGTTTAGGAGGGGAGGAAGTAGCTTCTCACAACAtgataaactaaaatttgaatcttTGTTTAAAGATGTGCTTACATTTAATGTTTGTGTTTCAGACAAGGTTGTCTTTAAAAGGAAGATACTGTATAtgtgaaaaacaaaagaaaaatctcGTGTTTTGTTAATCACTTGTAAGTTCAAATAATCAAATCTTAAGTGGTCAGTTTTTAACTCAactagttttaaataaaatccaatAATTATTTAGGTTTAACCAAATCAACTTTTGTGGACCAAACCGTTCCTCATTTCTCATGGTTGCTTtttcgttaaaaaaaataaaataaaattagcgaCCCAAGTATAAAATGAAACCGGTTCAAGAAAAACAGAGTCCATTCTACACTGCCGATAAATCTTTGATGATAGAAGGGTACATTACATATTTTGAACATTTCACAAGGCACAAATACCGTCTGCTACAGGAATATGGCAAATCCACCACACCTAACAGGAATGAGCGTCTAAATGTTGGAAAAAAAGTTATTCCCAATAATCATTTACCAAGTTGTGGCCATGTTCTTATCTTTAAGAAACAAGACGACATAACTATACAGTTGAAGCTgcaaataattattatgtaGGAACTTAAAGGAGGACAAAACATGCTCATCCACGAGAAAGCATTCAAGTTATAATCCACAGTAGATTTTGACAAAGGAATCTTATTGGAATGAAAATTATTCAACAAACACTTCAGAAGCCTTGAAGGAGCACCACCATTTGTGTCGAATAGTCATCACGCAATAATTATAACACTTATTTGATAACCAACTTTGAATAACTTGGATTGTGTGCAAGAGGTAGAGCCTAACTAAACTACTAATAGAAATACATATTTGAAACAAAGGCAATATGATTGTGAAATAACAACTCTCTGTTCATAGTTTTTAACAACGGTTCTTAATCTCATGATCTCTAGAAAACAcggaaaaaaaaactgaaattttcATTGCACATAATTGGTACAGAAAAATTGGTCAAGTACTGTTCtctggataattttttttttaacaaaaaattcttCGTTGTGAAATAACAAGTACTTATAGAATTTGACACCACATATTCTGTTTAACCGAATCATAGATTGACGTTCTCCAAGTACCATTTGTAGGTATCAGCAAGCCCATCCTTGAGTGAGACTTTTGGTGTCCAACCCAGACTTGCAAGTTTGGAGCTATCCATCAGCTTCCTTGGAGTCCCATCTGGCTTCGTAGAATCCCAAACAAGATCACCCTCAAATCCCACCACTTCCTTCATCAACTCGGCCAATTCCTTAATAGTAACCTCCTTTCCACTCCCTACATTCAAATGCTCAAGTCCGCTATACTTTTCCATCATGAAGACAACTGCATCTGCCAAATCGTCGACGTGCAAGAATTCCCTCAATGGACTTCCTGTGCCCCACACCACCACCTCCTTGGCACCATTGACCTTTGCCTCATGAAACCTCCTCATGAGAGCAGGTAACACATGTGAATTCTCGGGGTGAAAATTGTCGTATGGTCCATATAAGTTGGTGGGCATTCCAGAAATTGCATCCCACTTATGCTGAATTCTGTAAGCCTGGCACATTTTGATCCCAGCAATCTTGGCAATGGCATACCATTCATTGGTGGGCTCTAACGGTCCAGTAAGCAAAGCATCTTCCGGAATCGGTTGGGGTGCATATTTGGGGTAAATACAAGAGGAACCCAAAAACAATAGTTTCTTAGCACCGTTGCGATAAGCAGAATCAATGACATTGGTCTGGATTTGGAGGTTGATGGCAATGAAATCGGCAGGGTAGGTGTTGTTGGCATGGATGCCACCAACTTTGGCTGCAGCTACAATGACAAATTCAGGTTTTTCAGAGGCAAAGAAGGCTTCAACATCAGATTGTCGAGTGAGATCAAGCTCGGCATGGGAGTGCAAGACCAGATTAGTGAACCCAAGTTGAGTGAGCTTGCGAACTATGGCCGAGCCAACAAGACCTCGGTGGCCAGCGACAAACACCTTAGCAGATTTGTAAGctaaaaatgaatttgatgACAATGCTACT
It contains:
- the LOC100527576 gene encoding uncharacterized protein LOC100527576 — encoded protein: MESSSGIESTGGRAPLSGVVADCVKRWFKDTLKEAKAGDVNMQVLVGQMYYHGYGVPRDAQKGRIWLTKASRVRSSVWRVGGKRPGYNASDSESDEEEDS
- the LOC100776301 gene encoding putative GDP-L-fucose synthase 2-like, translated to MGSQDNNVALSSNSFLAYKSAKVFVAGHRGLVGSAIVRKLTQLGFTNLVLHSHAELDLTRQSDVEAFFASEKPEFVIVAAAKVGGIHANNTYPADFIAINLQIQTNVIDSAYRNGAKKLLFLGSSCIYPKYAPQPIPEDALLTGPLEPTNEWYAIAKIAGIKMCQAYRIQHKWDAISGMPTNLYGPYDNFHPENSHVLPALMRRFHEAKVNGAKEVVVWGTGSPLREFLHVDDLADAVVFMMEKYSGLEHLNVGSGKEVTIKELAELMKEVVGFEGDLVWDSTKPDGTPRKLMDSSKLASLGWTPKVSLKDGLADTYKWYLENVNL